Proteins encoded by one window of Dreissena polymorpha isolate Duluth1 chromosome 11, UMN_Dpol_1.0, whole genome shotgun sequence:
- the LOC127851232 gene encoding E3 SUMO-protein ligase KIAA1586-like, whose product MLEKMLPFLEDRHVLVIHCREMDGDCGTEAFLLLLHVLKRYVQDRWLERFPGTYFGLTNKVRTFSPDQIAALQNVEDSRLLLETDASYFPAPGSGLLSPSQISTVAEAMAALRGTTVEHVLEISVANGKHLYQSQGTISVERLVVADPLMQKTLSLAPDKGPSLGEYPKTCQDPSPRRPAVTAPKIPTETEPGATAPKIPTETEPGETAPKIPTETEPGDTAPKIPTETEPGATAPKIPTETEPGETASKIPTETEPGDTAPKIPTETEPRETATKIPTDAEKAQIEPATSSISAQETTSSGKRKNRGHKVGFDTKWQQGRPWLIHRVVDADDKSKDVMLCTLCQHYQPNGVNGVSAWSQKGCATLRLDKVLAHESSSQHRNSISLSLQSTISTIVNKVDRECEVALLDALKVLQFSVERNLPLSLFADLTDLCIDVGSPNLSKLRLAKNASYTSWDIVNELLTLLCNRVRDEVKEEIRAGPCYSVMVDEVCDLTVQKHMAMCVKYLDPDGNMCTSYLADVTLKSATADVITDAITQVIEDNGLVLDNLTGFASDGAAVFTGAKTGVATQLKARRPGLITVHCKDHRLALACKDSFKSNKIFEKTDRLLDDLYKYYRNSSKRSASLKDVQTAFDDAPLSVKEAKHHRWLSHDKAVSGIVRCYRSIVVDLESANIAEDPIGNGLLKNLRDPVTLQVLMLLADALPHLSALSLYFQSESANLGLAKANVDKTLRLLLKLKNVNGTWLGKTKDLMTDLGISPTKENNETFRIAREDFLDALTGNIERRFEDSAIVEALSILDLSTLSEIPAFYGTHEMEQLASHYGMDGEDLQIQWQGFTELASSFACNERSLVNLGRLFHGRAHMDKGLNIAYPLVSRLVSIALVLPLSTATVERVFSQLKLIKTDHRCSLGADTIDKLLMVKLNGSMERFDRLRSVVVADFFEIKNRRLSKAIK is encoded by the exons ATGTTGGAGAAGATGTTACCGTTCTTGGAAGATAGACATGTGCTGGTGATTCACTGCCGTGAAATGGATGGGGATTGCGGTACAGAAGCGTTTCTCTTGCTCCTCCATGTCCTGAAGAG GTATGTCCAGGATCGGTGGCTAGAGAGGTTCCCAGGGACATACTTTGGGTTGACCAACAAGGTGAGGACATTCTCTCCGGACCAGATCGCGGCACTACAAAATGTTGAAGATAGTCGCCTTCTCCTGGAGACGGATGCTTCTTATTTTCCAGCACCTGGATCCGGATTATTGTCACCCAGCCAGATATCCACAGTGGCCGAGGCGATGGCAGCACTTCGAGGAACTACTGTGGAACATGTGTTGGAAATCTCCGTGGCCAATGGGAAACATCTGTACCAGTCCCA AGGGACCATCTCTGTGGAGCGACTTGTAGTTGCTGACCCCCTCATGCAGAAAACCCTCAGTCTTG CCCCAGACAAGGGTCCCTCGTTGGGTGAATACCCCAAGACGTGTCAAGACCCCTCTCCAAGAAG ACCAGCAGTGACCGCACCCAAGATTCCGACGGAGACGGAACCGGGAGCGACCGCTCCAAAGATTCCGACGGAGACGGAACCGGGAGAGACCGCTCCAAAGATTCCGACCGAAACGGAACCGGGAGATACCGCACCCAAGATTCCAACCGAGACGGAACCGGGAGCGACCGCTCCAAAGATTCCGACGGAGACGGAACCGGGAGAGACCGCGTCAAAGATTCCGACCGAAACGGAACCGGGAGATACCGCACCCAAGATTCCAACCGAGACGGAACCGCGAGAGACCGCAACCAAGATTCCAACCGATGCGGAAAAGGCCCAAATAGAACCAGCAACGTCATCTATCTCAGCACAAGAGACAACAAGCTCGGGTAAAAGGAAAAATCGCGGCCACAAGGTTGGATTTGACACTAAGTGGCAACAAGGACGTCCATGGTTAATTCATCGTGTCGTGGATGCGGACGACAAGAGTAAAGACGTTATGCTCTGTACTCTATGCCAGCATTACCAGCCAAATGGTGTTAACGGCGTAAGCGCATGGTCACAGAAAGGCTGTGCAACTCTTCGTCTTGATAAGGTCTTAGCACATGAATCTAGTTCTCAGCACAGGAATTCGATCTCTCTTAGCCTGCAGAGCACCATATCGACGATCGTCAACAAGGTGGATCGCGAGTGTGAAGTTGCCCTCTTGGACGCACTGAAGGTTCTGCAGTTTTCAGTAGAACGGAACCTGCCATTAAGCTTGTTTGCAGATCTCACGGATCTATGCATTGACGTTGGCTCTCCGAACCTTTCCAAGCTTAGGCTTGCAAAGAATGCATCTTACACGAGTTGGGACATTGTAAACGAGTTACTGACCCTGCTGTGCAACCGTGTAAGGGATGAAGTGAAAGAAGAAATAAGGGCCGGTCCATGCTACAGTGTGATGGTGGACGAGGTGTGTGATCTCACTGTCCAGAAGCACATGGCCATGTGTGTCAAGTACTTGGATCCTGACGGGAATATGTGCACATCGTACCTAGCCGACGTGACCCTCAAATCAGCGACAGCCGACGTTATCACTGATGCCATCACGCAGGTCATTGAAGACAACGGCTTGGTATTAGATAACCTGACCGGATTCGCTTCCGACGGCGCTGCAGTTTTCACTGGAGCAAAAACGGGCGTAGCTACACAACTCAAAGCACGGCGTCCGGGGCTAATAACTGTCCACTGCAAGGACCACCGTCTAGCTCTTGCGTGCAAGGACAGTTTCAAAAGTAATAAAATTTTCGAGAAGACTGATAGACTGCTGGATGATCTGTACAAGTATTATCGCAATTCGTCGAAAAGGTCCGCGAGTTTGAAAGATGTGCAGACCGCATTTGACGATGCTCCGCTTTCTGTTAAGGAAGCCAAACATCACCGTTGGCTTAGTCATGACAAGGCAGTAAGCGGCATAGTTAGGTGCTACAGGAGCATAGTTGTTGACCTGGAGAGCGCCAATATCGCTGAGGATCCAATCGGCAACGGATTATTGAAAAACCTGCGAGATCCGGTCACACTGCAGGTTCTCATGCTTCTTGCTGATGCACTGCCTCATCTCTCAGCACTCAGCCTGTACTTTCAATCAGAGTCTGCCAACCTTGGATTGGCTAAAGCAAATGTTGATAAGACCCTTCGGCTCCTTTTGAAGCTGAAAAATGTGAACGGGACATGGCTCGGAAAAACCAAAGACCTCATGACTGATTTAGGGATCAGTCCTACCAAAGAAAACAATGAAACCTTTAGGATTGCAAGAGAAGATTTCTTGGACGCTCTGACAGGTAATATAGAGCGAAGATTTGAAGATTCCGCCATTGTCGAGGCACTTTCCATTCTGGACCTTTCAACACTATCTGAGATTCCAGCCTTCTATGGGACACACGAAATGGAGCAGCTAGCATCTCACTACGGGATGGATGGCGAAGATCTACAGATCCAGTGGCAGGGTTTCACTGAACTAGCATCTTCATTTGCCTGTAATGAAAGATCGTTAGTTAACCTTGGGCGTCTATTTCATGGCAGGGCCCACATGGACAAAGGGTTGAATATTGCCTACCCGTTGGTGTCCCGTCTTGTGAGCATTGCTCTGGTTCTACCGCTTAGTACTGCCACTGTTGAAAGAGTCTTTTCCCAGCTGAAACTTATTAAGACAGATCACAGGTGTTCACTGGGAGCAGACACAATTGACAAACTGCTTATGGTAAAGTTAAATGGGAGCATGGAGCGATTTGATCGCCTCAGATCTGTTGTGGTGGCGGacttttttgaaattaaaaatcgaCGTCTTTCTAAGGCCATTAAGTAA